The Kluyveromyces lactis strain NRRL Y-1140 chromosome D complete sequence genome has a window encoding:
- the BET1 gene encoding Bet1p (similar to uniprot|P22804 Saccharomyces cerevisiae YIL004C): MSSNYSGMQGDLTQRDASRTQLFAGTDFSKYKQQQDRPSSPFDRPSPGVDYSQATLSQLESQSDEQMNTMSEKINALKNLSLRMGDEIRGSNQTLDQLGNVFEQTSNRLKRTFKRMMVMAQNSRIPLKIWFIIFGVLTLLFFYVWIR, translated from the coding sequence ATGAGTTCAAACTATAGTGGAATGCAAGGTGATTTGACACAGCGAGATGCGAGTAGGACGCAATTGTTTGCGGGTACTGACTTCTCTAAGTATAAACAACAACAGGATAGACCAAGTTCGCCGTTTGATAGACCATCCCCAGGGGTAGATTATTCTCAAGCAACACTTTCGCAGCTCGAGTCTCAAAGTGATGAACAAATGAATACCATGAGTGAAAAGATCAACGCACTAAAGAATTTATCTCTACGAATGGGAGATGAGATTCGTGGTAGCAATCAGACCTTAGATCAGTTAGGAAACGTTTTTGAACAGACTAGCAACCGTTTGAAAAGGACTTTCAAGAGAATGATGGTGATGGCTCAGAATTCTCGCATTCCATTAAAAATATGGTTCATAATATTTGGTGTTCTGACacttttgttcttctacGTCTGGATACGTTGA
- the GIM4 gene encoding tubulin-binding prefolding complex subunit GIM4 (similar to uniprot|P40005 YEL003w Saccharomyces cerevisiae GIM4 subunit of the heterohexameric cochaperone prefoldin complex), protein MEQASNVLQLKYNEFKGTLEELQSKIIELGRDKDEHDIVLKTLNETDPERKCYRMVGSALVDTDVKTTIPVLQNNRDKLEQTVSTLKGQLIKTAEEFEKWKKDNKIQVVRQ, encoded by the exons ATGGAGCAGGCATCTAATG TTCTTCAGTTGAAATACAATGAGTTTAAAGGCACACTAGAAGAATTACAATCTAAGATTATCGAGCTAGGTCGTGATAAGGATGAACATGATATAGTTCTTAAGACATTAAACGAAACAGATCCAGAAAGGAAGTGCTACAGAATGGTAGGCAGCGCATTAGTCGATACCGATGTGAAAACAACGATACCTGTTCTACAGAACAATAGAGACAAATTAGAACAAACAGTTTCCACGTTGAAGGGACAATTGATAAAGACAGCAGAAGAGTTCGAAAAATGGAAGAAGGATAATAAAATCCAAGTTGTGAGACAATGA
- the EPS1 gene encoding protein disulfide isomerase EPS1 (similar to uniprot|P40557 YIL005W Saccharomyces cerevisiae EPS1 protein disulfide isomerase related protein involved in endoplasmic reticulum retention of resident ER proteins) → MVSHLWLLQYLILSIPLVLGAPPRANPNQGNAADPESKLPSPLTEANFDETIAKNLHIIEFFSPYCHHCKQLAPIWEKTYNGFYDESLQLNISLHQVDCIESGDLCMKEGINSYPTIRLYGPEGFIKAFPRGLERTETTLLNFARKEALDADNLDITKLSSKSKLLNDGELLKILSEPQTEPYFVSFWPTSDFEDIESSYQFKNCEDCSLFQRIWKLVSNKADSIGINTVHFNCVNPTDSSKNEAICRELSFDTLTQKRNSRLERAPEFALILPNRKSGSFIKFPFGPKRVDSESLIDFATRTLHNSNVPNIDQDEIEAFVKEPKSDILEANAEADKILLVFNYNPETVVPEDMQFLEQLIDPLGYIPNIYLYKNTDDLKKLSHTLYQTLYKDYNTDQRTEINEDHFITTSITQSPTFFIFKKSTFTPIIFPGYSTTETRNLDFILDWLTINSLPTVTEITSKNFEALKGFEQDFYDKLVIQLVNKKNNKFEEGSKKIVEGLRVAAHSYEILRNEAVYEGLKTAREEKKKLVQKLKNKNAPSVDIVTAMRKEINYSYNHKVIFAYLDINESPSLLNNKGLNVYFRKFKTGDIIVVDKQKAIYYEKDASGQYITLETLPEVLSILNFPARHPDLRIERIFLRTPLSGLLRLIDYLREFSGINYLFVVVTFLALWKIPRTIHHYKLKRRYAAKRDTHGILGKEAKLMD, encoded by the coding sequence ATGGTTTCTCACTTGTGGCTTTTGCAATACTTGATTCTTTCGATACCATTGGTTTTAGGTGCACCACCAAGAGCTAATCCTAATCAAGGTAATGCTGCGGATCCAGAAAGTAAATTACCGTCTCCATTGACTGAAGCCAACTTTGACGAGACCATAGCAAAGAATCTACACATCatcgaatttttcagtCCATATTGCCATCATTGTAAGCAGCTAGCCCCAATTTGGGAAAAGACGTACAATGGCTTTTACGATGAATCCTTGCAGCTCAACATATCTCTCCATCAAGTGGATTGTATCGAGTCAGGAGACTTATGTATGAAAGAGGGTATTAATTCATACCCTACCATCAGATTATATGGACCAGAAGGCTTTATCAAGGCATTTCCCAGAGGTTTGGAACGGACTGAAACAACTTTGCTAAATTTTGCAAGAAAGGAAGCTCTGGATGCAGACAATCTGGATATCACTAAACTATCGAGCAAGAGTAAACTGTTGAATGATGGTGAGCTCTTGAAGATTTTATCAGAACCTCAAACTGAACCATACTTTGTCTCATTTTGGCCAACctctgattttgaagatatcgAATCTTCTTATCAGTTCAAAAACTGTGAAGACTGTTCGCTTTTTCAACGGATTTGGAAGTTGGTAAGTAACAAGGCTGACTCGATAGGAATCAATACGGTACATTTCAACTGTGTGAATCCGacagattcttcaaagaatgaaGCCATTTGTAGGGAGTTGTCCTTCGATACTTTGACTCAGAAGAGAAACTCTAGGTTAGAAAGAGCCCCGGAATTTGCATTGATCTTACCTAACCGCAAGAGTGGTAGTTTTATTAAGTTCCCATTTGGTCCAAAGCGTGTCGATAGCGAATCCTTGATTGATTTTGCTACAAGAACTTTACACAACAGTAACGTTCCAAATATTGATCAGGATGAGATCGAAGCTTTTGtaaaagaaccaaaaaGTGACATTTTGGAAGCAAATGCCGAAGCCGATAAAATATTGCTTGTATTTAATTATAACCCGGAAACTGTTGTCCCTGAGGATATGcaatttttggaacaaCTCATTGACCCATTGGGATACATCCCTAATATTTACTTGTACAAGAACACTGACGACCTAAAGAAGTTAAGCCATACTCTCTATCAAACTCTGTACAAAGATTATAATACCGATCAACGCACTGAAATTAATGAGGACCATTTTATCACGACATCCATTACCCAATCACCAACGTTCTTcatattcaagaaatctacGTTTACTCCGATCATATTCCCTGGATATTCAACAACTGAAACCAGAAATTTGGACTTCATCTTGGATTGGCTCACTATAAACTCTCTTCCAACTGTCACTGAGATTACATCCAAAAACTTTGAAGCATTAAAAGGATTTGAACAAGATTTCTATGACAAGTTGGTAATTCAATTGGTTAAtaagaagaataataagtttgaagaaggttCAAAGAAAATCGTCGAAGGCCTACGAGTAGCGGCACATAGTTATGAAATATTGCGTAACGAGGCGGTGTACGAAGGTCTTAAGACGGccagagaagaaaagaaaaaactgGTGCAAAAGCTTAAGAACAAAAACGCACCATCCGTTGATATAGTCACTGCCATGAGAAAAGAGATAAATTACAGTTATAATCACAAGGTCATATTTGCCTATTTGGACATTAATGAATCCCCTTCTCTCTTGAATAATAAAGGTCTAAATGTTTACTTCAGGAAGTTCAAGACTGGTGATATCATTGTCGTGGACAAGCAAAAAGCCATCTATTACGAAAAGGATGCTTCTGGACAATACATCACCCTAGAGACGTTGCCCGAAGTCCTCTCCATTCTGAATTTCCCCGCAAGACACCCTGATCTTCGTATTGAACGCATCTTTTTGAGAACTCCACTCAGTGGATTGCTCAGATTAATTGACTACCTCCGCGAATTTAGCGGAATCAATTACTTATTTGTTGTGGTGACATTCTTGGCGTTATGGAAAATACCCAGAACCATTCATCATTATAAACTGAAAAGACGTTACGCTGCAAAACGGGATACTCATGGTATCCTCGGGAAGGAAGCTAAGCTCATGGATTGA
- the YIA6 gene encoding NAD+ transporter (similar to uniprot|P40556 Saccharomyces cerevisiae YIL006W Pvruvate transporter of the mitochondrial inner membrane member of the mitochondrial carrier family has putative mouse and human orthologs) produces the protein MASSISAAKTDNCGTDNIATGRSMGQGLVAEEEIDKVLKQDVGDAVTATAGTAAVAAVASGSVTVSSGVNSGCSSRSGAIDLEGSSSRHGLSIVREEGHFNDTEITALSGALAGFLAGVIVCPLDVAKTRLQAQGLQLNGPVTRPVGSVATTFGGKYYSGIWGTLTTIVRDESIRGLYKGIVPIVLGYFPTWMIYFSVYERCKLSYPRYFNNSEFLSHSMSALTAGAISTTLTNPIWVVKTRLMLQSGKNIKGMTHYKNTLDAFIKIYKVEGIKSFYSGLIPSLFGLLHVAIHFPVYEKLKKVLHCYPSGRPNQETMNVNGNSNPQTTGSTNFQLGRLIVASCGSKMIASTLTYPHEILRTRLQLKSDMKPSIKSIIRTTYAKEGIRGFYSGFLTNMFRTVPASAITLVSFEYFRKHFKLWNDSIEVERGG, from the coding sequence ATGGCATCTTCGATCAGTGCTGCAAAAACTGACAATTGTGGTACTGATAATATAGCAACTGGACGGTCGATGGGTCAAGGATTGGTTGCGGAGGAGGAGATAGATAAAGTACTCAAGCAGGATGTCGGAGATGCAGTGACAGCAACAGCTGGCACGGCAGCTGTCGCTGCCGTAGCGTCTGGTTCTGTCACTGTCAGTTCGGGCGTGAACTCCGGTTGTAGTTCTAGATCCGGCGCTATAGACTTGGAAGGTTCTTCGAGCCGACATGGACTTAGTATTGTAAGGGAAGAGGGGCATTTCAACGATACAGAAATTACAGCATTGAGTGGTGCATTGGCTGGGTTCTTGGCCGGTGTCATCGTATGTCCGTTGGATGTTGCCAAGACTAGGTTACAGGCTCAAGGTTTGCAACTTAATGGTCCGGTGACTCGTCCGGTCGGTAGTGTTGCTACCACGTTTGGAGGGAAATATTACAGTGGTATCTGGGGAACTCTCACGACGATTGTACGAGACGAATCCATTAGAGGATTGTACAAGGGGATAGTACCGATAGTTCTGGGGTACTTCCCGACATGGATGATATATTTTTCAGTTTACGAACGATGTAAGCTATCGTACCCTCGgtatttcaacaattcgGAGTTTCTTTCGCATTCGATGTCTGCTTTGACTGCAGGAGCCATTTCCACAACGCTCACGAACCCGATCTGGGTCGTTAAGACACGGTTAATGCTTCAGTCAGGTAAGAATATTAAGGGCATGACGCATTACAAAAACACCTTGGACGCATTTATTAAGATATACAAAGTCGAAGGAATCAAGAGTTTTTACTCCGGGTTGATCCCATCGTTGTTTGGATTATTACATGTAGCTATACACTTCCCCGTATACGAAAAACTGAAGAAGGTTTTGCATTGTTACCCAAGTGGTAGACCTAATCAGGAAACTATGAACGTCAACGGTAACAGTAACCCACAGACTACCGGTTCTACAAATTTTCAGTTGGGACGGTTGATCGTTGCATCCTGTGGGTCAAAGATGATCGCTTCAACGCTCACCTACCCTCATGAAATACTAAGAACCAGGTTACAACTGAAATCTGATATGAAACCTTCCATTAAATCGATAATACGAACGACTTATGCAAAGGAAGGGATAAGAGGGTTTTATTCGGGTTTCCTAACTAATATGTTCAGAACTGTACCGGCATCAGCAATTACTTTAGTCTCGTTTGAATACTTCAGGAAGCATTTCAAACTTTGGAACGATAGTATAGAGGTAGAAAGGGGCGGATAG
- the GCN4 gene encoding amino acid starvation-responsive transcription factor GCN4 (similar to uniprot|P03069 Saccharomyces cerevisiae YEL009C GCN4 Transcriptional activator of amino acid biosynthetic genes in response to amino acid starvation expression is tightly regulated at both the transcriptional and translational levels): protein MKMNMNMNMNLEMSVNPLQQQFINLPNASSVAADDVAAASTQVKMEPSQNSTMGELIFDKFINHAVEHPHLQQSVSNGSPSGGDADDISPKLFNMNSADPTITSNEISTTELNASIVETFFDAASSTDSTPIFELDNQDLGGVETWTSLFDNDIPVTLEDVSDCANAVTLELESTHNVSVQHPSVVDDLVAPPTNTMALKQNQFLPTPMLEDDLQLPSKPKFSKASGRVSKPTKCENLTRSPSPSETESNKYDNLGVIAYSRKQRAAPLTPVIPESDDPMAVKRAKNTEAARRSRARKLQRMNQLEDKVKELLQRNSDLENEVTRLRSMLGSQ, encoded by the coding sequence atgaaaatgaatatGAACATGAACATGAACCTAGAAATGAGCGTTAACCCACTCCAGCAGCAGTTTATCAACTTGCCAAATGCAAGCTCTGTTGCTGCTGATGATGTTGCTGCCGCCTCTACACAAGTGAAAATGGAACCAAGCCAGAACTCTACCATGGGTGAACTGATCTTTGATAAGTTTATCAACCATGCTGTCGAACATCCTCATCTCCAACAATCTGTCTCTAACGGCAGTCCTTCCGGTGGTGATGCAGATGATATTTCGCCAAAACTGTTCAACATGAACTCTGCTGATCCTACAATCACTTCCAATGAGATCTCGACCACAGAATTGAACGCATCCATCGTTGAAACTTTCTTCGACGCCGCCTCATCTACTGATTCTACCCCAATTTTCGAATTGGATAACCAAGATCTAGGTGGTGTGGAAACTTGGACTTCGTTGTTTGACAATGATATCCCAGTCACCTTGGAGGACGTTTCTGACTGTGCCAATGCGGTCACTTTGGAGTTGGAATCTACGCATAACGTATCTGTACAACACCCTTCTGTTGTTGACGATTTAGTGGCTCCACCAACGAACACAATGGCTTTGAAGCAAAACCAATTTTTGCCAACACCAATGTTAGAAGATGACCTTCAATTACCATCTAAACCAAAGTTCAGCAAAGCATCTGGTAGAGTTTCCAAGCCAACTAAATGTGAAAACTTGACTCGCTCTCCTTCTCCCTCAGAGACTGAATCGAACAAGTACGACAATTTGGGTGTTATTGCCTACAGCAGAAAGCAACGTGCTGCCCCATTGACTCCAGTGATCCCAGAATCTGACGATCCAATGGCTGTTAAACGTGCTAAGAACACTGAGGCTGCAAGACGTTCTCGTGCTAGAAAGCTCCAAAGAatgaaccaattggaagatAAAGTCAAGGAGTTACTGCAGAGAAACTCTGATTTGGAAAACGAAGTGACCAGATTGAGATCAATGCTTGGTTCTCAATGA
- the MIT1 gene encoding Mit1p (some similarities with uniprot|P40002 Saccharomyces cerevisiae YEL007W Hypothetical ORF and some similarities with YHR177W uniprot|P38867 Saccharomyces cerevisiae YHR177W), translating into MDVKPTLNRAYIENNDDALKVVECVLNGDLHSVSRRPYEIERPKLICSGNIFVFIEEKSGIKRWTDGIPWSPSRVVGKFLVYKELFRSNSGGGGGSAKQQSRDSTNYSNTGSTGDACIAGTATYSYRSDGLIKKAFSLRVKSNVDELDPTQDPRDRHLFTIHIISYYTLDDITNGVLVTPSEMVRFQKVVPSQRLLDALEHTSIGNFKTIGSVKSKKKKKPYHQHQQHEYEVQVPGLAAPSIPSFKQMPQHMPQQVPSQMFVPPQRIIQPSIFPPPPPGPPGQSPAFPPYYQQMYQQGTQAQLPQYPYNYTSVYHQEMYPKVSADPGISHNSNTLNKLPFTHHLPPLSMPQQPISRSLPPISATQPPQLRQLQQHTTDKTSNVSPTQPMAYLPVPPPPPPLSASSNVTTPGGSFTNNMIMNMNFNPMYSGRAAGGGRGSITSQSGQSMNPGGSTSSSSLNLSPVSNSIGSDSSKSSLTGTAIDPTTAGNTTTTNLTPAFKVG; encoded by the coding sequence ATGGACGTCAAGCCAACGCTCAATAGAGCTTACATTGAAAATAACGATGACGCTTTGAAAGTAGTAGAATGTGTTTTGAACGGAGATCTCCATTCTGTGTCTCGAAGACCATacgaaattgaaagacCGAAGCTTATTTGTTCGGGcaatatttttgttttcatcGAGGAAAAATCCGGTATTAAACGATGGACTGACGGGATCCCCTGGTCTCCGTCAAGGGTTGTTGGTAAGTTTTTGGTGTATAAAGAGTTGTTCAGATCGAATAGCGGTGGTGGTGGCGGTAGTGCGAAGCAGCAGTCACGTGATTCTACGAATTATTCCAATACAGGTAGTACCGGCGATGCCTGCATCGCCGGTACTGCGACATACAGTTACAGATCGGATGGGTTGATCAAGAAAGCCTTTTCGCTTCGAGTTAAATCGAACGTGGATGAGCTAGATCCGACGCAGGATCCTCGTGATCGACATCTTTTCACTATCCATATCATCTCGTACTATACGCTGGATGATATCACGAACGGAGTTCTCGTCACACCAAGTGAAATGGTACGATTCCAGAAAGTGGTTCCGTCGCAACGGTTGTTGGATGCGTTGGAACATACGAGTATCGGGAACTTCAAGACTATCGGATCGGTGAAAtcgaaaaagaagaagaaaccgTACCATCAACACCAGCAGCATGAATATGAGGTTCAAGTTCCGGGGCTAGCCGCTCCTAGCATTCCTTCTTTCAAGCAGATGCCTCAGCACATGCCTCAGCAGGTACCTTCGCAGATGTTTGTACCTCCGCAAAGGATTATCCAACCGTCGATATTCCCACCGCCTCCACCTGGCCCTCCAGGCCAGTCACCAGCGTTCCCTCCTTACTACCAACAAATGTATCAGCAGGGAACACAAGCTCAACTGCCGCAGTACCCTTACAACTATACTTCCGTATATCACCAGGAAATGTACCCGAAAGTTTCAGCAGATCCTGGAATCAGCCACAACAGTAACACTTTGAATAAACTACCGTTTACACACCATCTCCCACCGTTATCTATGCCGCAGCAACCGATCAGCCGTAGCTTGCCACCAATTTCCGCAACTCAACCGCCGCAGTTGAGACAACTGCAACAACATACCACCGATAAAACTAGCAACGTTTCACCAACTCAACCAATGGCTTATTTACCCGTGCctccaccaccaccaccactTTCAGCATCATCGAACGTTACCACCCCTGGTGGATCCTTCACAAATAACATGATCATGAATATGAACTTCAATCCCATGTACAGCGGTAGAGCTGCAGGCGGAGGCAGAGGCAGTATAACATCGCAATCCGGCCAGTCAATGAACCCTGGAGGATCCACGTCCAGCTCATCGCTCAACCTTAGTCCTGTCTCGAACAGCATCGGATCCGACTCATCGAAAAGTTCCCTGACTGGAACTGCCATTGACCCAACTACCGCTGGTAACACTACTACTACTAATCTCACACCAGCATTCAAGGTAGGCTAA
- the YEA4 gene encoding Yea4p (similar to uniprot|P40004 Saccharomyces cerevisiae YEL004W), whose protein sequence is MIEILAILSLFGGCCSNVLSLEELLLDNKDRLGNVVTFTQFIFVILIELPKFVSLKGRKVSIKPCKIPFFIHSTSALLFFIGSVLNNNVFMYNISIPLHIVIKCLSTVNTMIFSSIILKKRYPFAQIIAALMMTFGAIITSVFRSTEITSWHNFLESFQYSNGSNRLFLGILLLSLSTMAMSLLAVLNEYTFRKYGRFWEESSFYCHLLSTPLFPIFTRLNLKKDLPLLMESKETVLLPYTNINLPRKLFMLIANNLTQFICIQSVNLLASLTDALTLSVIMLIRKFASLLLSVYIFGNHMTKTAISGTIIVFSGAIIYSWNSVANGTSKCVQKKVE, encoded by the coding sequence ATGATAGAAATATTGGCTATTTTATCGTTGTTTGGTGGGTGCTGTTCCAATGTATTGAGTTTAGAAGAACTTTTACTAGATAATAAAGATCGGTTGGGAAATGTGGTCACTTTTACACAGTTTATATTCGTTATCCTAATTGAACTGCCGAAGTTTGTCAGCTTAAAAGGGAGGAAAGTCTCAATAAAACCCTGCAAGATACCGTTCTTTATCCATTCAACGTCAGCGTTGCTCTTTTTCATTGGATCTGTTCTTAATAATAACGTTTTCATGTACAACATTTCAATTCCATTACACATTGTCATCAAATGTTTGAGCACCGTAAACACCATGATTTTCAGTTCAATAATTCTCAAAAAGAGATATCCTTTTGCTCAAATTATAGCAGCACTCATGATGACTTTTGGGGCCATAATTACCTCTGTTTTCAGGTCTACTGAAATTACGTCGTGGCATAACTTTTTGGAAAGCTTTCAATATTCTAACGGGTCAAACAGGCTATTTCTCGGTATATTATTACTTTCATTATCAACGATGGCGATGTCATTACTCGCTGTTCTTAATGAGTATACCTTTCGTAAGTATGGAAGGTTTTGGGAAGAGTCATCGTTTTATTGTCATCTACTCTCAACACCATTGTTTCCAATTTTCACTcgtttgaatttgaagaaggatcTTCCACTATTGATGGAGTCAAAAGAAACAGTCCTGTTACCGTATACGAACATAAatcttccaagaaaattATTCATGTTGATTGCCAATAACTTGACCCAATTCATCTGTATTCAGAGTGTCAATTTGTTAGCAAGTTTAACTGACGCTCTTACATTATCTGTCATCATGCTTATCAGGAAATTTGCGAGTCTTCTTTTAAGCGTATACATCTTCGGCAACCACATGACAAAAACAGCTATTTCTGGGACTATTATAGTGTTTTCAGGGGCTATAATTTATTCTTGGAACTCCGTTGCCAATGGTACTTCAAAATGTGTGCAGAAGAAGGTTGAATAG
- the CFD1 gene encoding iron-sulfur cluster assembly protein CFD1 (similar to uniprot|P40558 Saccharomyces cerevisiae YIL003W CFD1 Highly conserved putative P-loop ATPase localized in the cytoplasm has a potential role in assembly of iron-sulfur clusters in proteins): MSAETELLGMPESLKDIKHIILVLSGKGGVGKSSVTTQTALTLCLKGYKVGVLDIDLTGPSLPRMFGLENKQVYQASKGWIPVSVPTTSGGELKLMSLGFLLDDRGNSVVWRGPKKSAMIKQFIKDVDWGDLDYLIIDTPPGTSDEHISIAEELRWAAPDGAIIVTTPQGVATADVRKEINFCKKVNFNILGVIENMSGFICPHCAECTDIFSRGGGFKLASEYNVPYLGNIPIDPTFVELIEKQTGFKESLVDLYKDSGLYVIFSKILDNVLNGEVKSGTDQ, encoded by the coding sequence ATGTCAGCTGAAACCGAATTATTGGGTATGCCTGAGTCCTTAAAGGACATCAAGCACATTATATTGGTCCTTTCTGGTAAAGGTGGTGTTGGTAAGTCATCTGTCACCACACAGACAGCATTAACTTTATGTTTAAAGGGATACAAAGTGGGTGTTTTAGACATTGATCTAACTGGACCGTCGTTGCCTAGAATGTTTGGTTTAGAAAATAAACAGGTTTATCAGGCTTCTAAGGGTTGGATACCCGTTAGTGTTCCTACGACATCAGGAGGGGAATTGAAACTCATGTCCTTgggttttcttttggatgaTAGAGGTAATAGTGTGGTATGGCGTGGTCCTAAGAAAAGTGCTATGATTAAACAATTTATAAAAGATGTGGATTGGGGAGATTTGGACTATTTGATTATCGATACACCGCCCGGAACTTCGGATGAACATATATCTATCGCAGAAGAGTTGAGGTGGGCTGCACCTGATGGTGCTATTATTGTTACCACGCCTCAAGGTGTCGCTACGGCAGACGTGAGAAAGGAAATCAATTTCTGTAAGAAAGTCAACTTCAATATACTCGGTGTCATCGAGAATATGTCCGGATTTATATGTCCTCATTGTGCTGAATGTACAGATATCTTCTCTAGAGGAGGCGGTTTCAAATTAGCCAGCGAATATAACGTTCCGTACCTGGGGAATATTCCAATTGATCCGACGTTTGTCGAGTTGATTGAGAAACAGACTGGGTTCAAAGAGAGCTTAGTTGATCTCTACAAGGATTCTGGATTGTATGTCATTTTCTCAAAGATATTAGATAATGTACTGAACGGTGAAGTAAAAAGTGGAACAGATCAATAA
- the VAB2 gene encoding Vab2p (weakly similar to uniprot|P40003 Saccharomyces cerevisiae YEL005C VAB2 Protein with a potential role in vacuolar function) yields MSFLFYGDSKHLRKRESFHFATIEKSDYSKQLQSLPLLPSSSSLRQDHIFSNVAKEVNQISDDVAIIYSRLQEEIDTEQSQTKEVNNKINHSVKKLESSFSKLVKLRSKFTKDSDKQLKQFESKYSDIDKKVRIIRDVNEELLDYVTRNGSIKVDATQFSKISKLLQERFPESSNTTETEANKDNSGQSQNEANSESLNSSYSRQSTNGSQNNAKKDYHSTKGNSADSNTTKSYRQSISSAPLALSSIRSTSRPSIATTLEHICITEPFTRPRGMSKSADL; encoded by the coding sequence ATGAGTTTCCTATTCTATGGAGATTCGAAGCACCTGAGGAAGCGAGAGAGCTTCCACTTTGCGACAATTGAAAAGAGTGATTATTCTAAACAGTTGCAATCATTGCCTTTGCTTccctcttcctcttcattGAGACAAGATCATATATTCTCCAATGTGGCCAAGGAAGTAAATCAAATCAGTGACGATGTTGCCATAATTTATTCGAGACTTCAGGAAGAAATCGATACAGAACAATCGCAGACGAAAGAAGTAAATAACAAGATCAACCACTCGGTAAAAAAACTAGAGTCTAGCTTTTCTAAGTTAGTAAAACTACGATCAAAATTCACTAAGGATTCGGATAAACAGTTAAAACAGTTCGAAAGCAAATATTCTGACATTGATAAGAAGGTACGAATAATCAGAGATGTGAATGAAGAATTATTAGACTACGTAACTAGAAACGGTAGTATAAAAGTTGATGCGACGCAATTCAGcaaaatttcaaagctGTTGCAAGAAAGGTTCCCAGAGAGTAGTAACACGACAGAAACCGAAGCGAATAAGGACAATAGTGGGCAGTCACAGAACGAAGCTAATTCCGAGAGTTTGAACAGCTCTTATTCGAGGCAAAGTACAAATGGAAGCCAAAATAATGCTAAAAAAGATTATCATAGTACCAAAGGAAATTCAGCGGACTCAAACACCACCAAATCGTACCGTCAGTCGATATCCTCGGCGCCATTAGCACTGTCATCAATCCGGAGTACATCAAGGCCATCAATCGCTACAACTCTTGAGCATATATGTATCACAGAACCGTTCACTAGACCTCGAGGCATGAGCAAATCGGCTGACTTATGA